One genomic region from Quercus robur chromosome 4, dhQueRobu3.1, whole genome shotgun sequence encodes:
- the LOC126724081 gene encoding uncharacterized protein LOC126724081, producing the protein MIQLFLVLFAEGILAFLLLVKIGPLRELAIKNLDPLKTGKGPATAKTIAGTMSVILLSSLMSIVKIQNRGAKLGTMSPMDQVLWRTHLLEASLMEDFAEEREI; encoded by the exons ATGATTCAGTTGttcttggttttgtttgctGAGGGTATTTTGGCATTTCTTCTATTGGTCAAGATTGGGCCTTTGAGAGAGCTTGCGATAAAGAATTTGGATCCGTTGAAGACTGGGAAAGGTCCTGCCACTGCGAAAACTATAGCTGGTACCATGTCTGTGATTCTACTATCAAGCCTTATGAGCATTGTTAAGATACAGAACAGGGGTGCAAAGCTTGGAACCATGTCACCCATGGATCAGGTTCTATGGAGGACCCATTTGCTTGAGGCTTCACTCATGG AGGATTTTGCAGAAGAGAGGGAGATATGA
- the LOC126722802 gene encoding uncharacterized protein LOC126722802 has product MACVNGLPSMKNLNNRGVHCSSFCPLCDKAIETTTHALLHCDHAKMTWAFWNNCPVDLSSSYSDLVDIALDFIAKGSPNDLEFFFAVAWSIWWNHNQAIHEDSGSPPIHAWEMAGGVLAEYKAACSCPCLSQSIPQSKWKAPPMGFIKINTDAAAFEDGRKSCIGVVIRDNMGEVLAASNKVLPASFSTEVSEALALQDGVLLAAELEVSHAIFESDALSIILAINDGIHGGELGHIIRNIRELTAMFSWCSFKHLKREGNRVAHELAKVAGFSGVSQVWKRSFPSFLEHLLIEDLCL; this is encoded by the coding sequence ATGGCTTGTGTCAACGGTCTCCCATCTatgaaaaatctaaacaataGAGGTGTTCATTGCTCTAGCTTTTGCCCCCTATGTGACAAAGCCATTGAGACCACAACCCATGCTCTTCTTCATTGCGATCATGCAAAAATGACTTGGGCTTTTTGGAACAATTGTCCTGTGGACCTCTCTTCCTCTTATAGTGACTTGGTGGATATTGCCTTAGATTTTATTGCAAAAGGCTCCCCGAATGATTTAGAGTTTTTCTTTGCCGTTGCCTGGTCAATTTGGTGGAATCACAATCAAGCAATCCATGAGGACTCGGGTTCCCCTCCAATTCATGCTTGGGAAATGGCAGGTGGAGTCTTGGCCGAATACAAGGCTGCTTGCTCCTGTCCGTGTCTTTCTCAGTCCATCCCTCAGTCCAAGTGGAAAGCTCCACCTATGGGCTTTATCAAAATCAACACTGATGCAGCAGCCTTTGAAGATGGGAGGAAATCGTGCATCGGTGTAGTCATCCGCGATAATATGGGTGAAGTTCTAGCAGCATCAAACAAGGTTCTTCCTGCATCTTTCTCGACTGAGGTCTCAGAAGCTCTGGCCTTGCAAGATGGTGTGCTTCTTGCAGCAGAATTGGAAGTCTCCCACGCTATCTTTGAGTCCGACGCCTTATCCATTATTCTAGCAATTAATGATGGAATCCATGGTGGTGAGCTTGGGCACATAATCAGAAACATCAGAGAATTGACTGCTATGTTTTCCTGGTGTTCTTTTAAACATCTGAAAAGGGAAGGCAACAGAGTTGCCCATGAGCTTGCAAAGGTGGCTGGGTTTTCTGGTGTATCACAGGTTTGGAAAAGGTCTTTTCCAAGTTTTCTTGAGCATCTTCTCATTGAGGATCTTTGTTTGTAA